The following coding sequences are from one Triticum dicoccoides isolate Atlit2015 ecotype Zavitan chromosome 4A, WEW_v2.0, whole genome shotgun sequence window:
- the LOC119283957 gene encoding pumilio homolog 1-like, with product MKGPAAAAQAAADERPEEKEMDLLLSEIPQVTSPQAHRAGGGGALSQGHGGGDRRHGFAPPRYAASPRRADDACYAVVVNRRDDGDHQGGGGGGAYHPPLRVCPAPLHPSSPFVAAAPSPLGQPVDDPEKQWLANQLRGLLVEDAPAAPQPTPVGNGAPADFSAARGAAYYGYPFGAPGSSVPGEPLVNEQAMAAGYRFALGPDVGLGGHPGGLEVNMNGFMYNRTANGTGIGWGQGLVHPAHAHPEPFMLPGQAAAEQHNWGFVGTGPIALDPRGGAARSPKLHCEYGVPVHTGNRYMKGGMNNQMEAFRCEDGQNFDGKKNMPVLYRAKDRRFQQHANNNRALEMESPRMLRYENMVGVKGYIYFMAKDQNGCRFLQQKFEEGKQHVDVIFEGIIDHMAELMINSFANYLIQKLLDVCDEDQRLRIIAVLTEDPVKLLRISVNSHGTRAVQKLIETVKVRKQIVLIISALQPGFMHLVNDLNGNHVIQKCLSNFGAEENKFIFEAAATHCFEMAMHRHGCCVLQKCITSARGEYQAKLIVEVCAHAFQLAQDPFGNYVVQYVLDQKIPSANAHLASQFEGSYVYLSKQKVSSNVVEKCLKVFSDEDKAAIVFDLISVPHFEQLLQDPFANYVIHTALVNSRGHLHNALVEAIRPHEEALRTSPCCKRISRAISRR from the exons ATGAagggcccggcggcggcggcgcaggcggcggcggacgagcgccCCGAGGAGAAAGAGATGGACTTGCTCCTCAGCGAGATCCCCCAGGTCACCTCCCCGCAGGCGcaccgggccggcggcggcggcgcgctctcccagggccatggcggcggcgaccGCCGTCACGGGTTCGCGCCGCCGCGCTACGCCGCGTCGCCCCGCCGCGCCGACGACGCCTGCTACGCCGTCGTCGTCAACCGCCGCGACGACGGTGATCAccagggcggcgggggcgggggcgcgtACCACCCGCCGCTCCGCGTGTGCCCGGCGCCCCTGCATCCGTCGAGCCCCTtcgtcgccgccgcgccgtcccCGCTCGGGCAGCCCGTAGACGACCCGGAGAAGCAGTGGCTGGCCAACCAGCTCCGCGGCCTGCTCGTCGAGGACGCGCCCGCCGCGCCCCAGCCCACGCCCGTCGGCAACGGCGCCCCGGCGGACTTCTCTGCGGCGCGTGGCGCCGCCTACTATGGCTACCCCTTTGGGGCGCCGGGCTCCTCGGTTCCTGGCGAGCCCCTGGTGAACGAGCAGGCCATGGCGGCCGGCTACCGCTTCGCGCTCGGACCGGACGTCGGCCTGGGCGGCCACCCCGGCGGCCTGGAGGTCAACATGAACGGCTTCATGTACAATAGGACAGCAAACGGCACCGGCATTGGTTGGGGACAGGGCCTGGTGCACCCTGCTCATGCTCACCCCGAGCCTTTCATGCTTCCTGGGCAGGCTGCCGCAGAACAGCACAACTGGGGGTTTGTTGGGACTGGCCCGATTGCCCTTGATCCCCGTGGTGGAGCAGCCCGTTCACCCAAACTGCACTGCGAGTACGGCGTGCCTGTGCATACCGGCAATCGCTACATGAAAGGCGGCATGAATaatcagatggaggcgtttcgctgcgAGGATGGTCAGAATTTCGATGGCAAGAAGAACATGCCTGTTCTCTACCGTGCCAAGGACAGGAGGTTTCAGCAGCATGCCAACAACAACAGGGCACTGGAGATGGAGAGTCCTAGGATGCTGAGGTATGAGAACATGGTTGGAGTTAAGGGGTACATCTACTTCATGGCCAAGGACCAGAATGGCTGCCGGTTCCTGCAGCAGAAGTTTGAGGAAGGGAAACAACACGTGGATGTGATTTTCGAAGGAATCATTGACCACATGGCAGAGCTCATGATCAACTCGTTTGCCAACTATCTCATTCAGAAGCTTCTGGATGTGTGTGATGAGGATCAGAGGCTGAGGATCATCGCCGTGCTGACGGAGGATCCTGTGAAGCTGCTGAGAATCTCTGTGAACTCTCATGG CACAAGGGCAGTTCAGAAATTGATAGAGACTGTTAAGGTCAGGAAGCAGATCGTGCTCATTATTTCGGCCCTACAGCCAGGCTTCATGCATCTTGTCAATGATCTCAATGGTAATCATGTCATACAGAAGTGCTTGTCAAACTTTGGTGCAGAGGAGAACAAG TTCATATTTGAGGCTGCTGCAACTCACTGTTTTGAGATGGCAATGCATCGCCATGGCTGCTGTGTTTTACAAAAGTGCATAACTAGTGCACGTGGTGAATATCAGGCGAAGCTAATTGTGGAAGTGTGTGCTCATGCCTTTCAGCTCGCTCAAGATCCATTTGG CAATTATGTGGTACAGTATGTCCTGGACCAGAAAATTCCTTCTGCAAATGCACACCTGGCATCTCAGTTTGAAGGAAGTTATGTTTATCTCTCAAAGCAAAAAGTGAGCAGCAATGTGGTGGAGAAATGCCTGAAGGTCTTCTCAGATGAAGACAAAGCTGCCATAGTGTTTGACCTGATTTCAGTGCCTCATTTTGAACAACTGCTGCAAGACCCTTTTGCGAACTATGTCATTCATACTGCCCTTGTTAACAGCAGG GGCCATCTCCATAATGCGCTGGTTGAAGCAATCCGCCCTCATGAAGAAGCCCTTCGGACCAGTCCCTGTTGTAAGAGAATCTCTAGAGCCATCTCTAGGAGGTGA